Proteins encoded in a region of the Apostichopus japonicus isolate 1M-3 chromosome 19, ASM3797524v1, whole genome shotgun sequence genome:
- the LOC139959836 gene encoding mitochondrial uncoupling protein 4-like, which yields MEAVKLKTSGSGTKSPSTIFITKYCLSAFAATAAETVTYPLDLTKTRLQIQGEAEAYKHGSTRTQLPTRGMIGTAIGVVEEEGLSKLWQGVTPAIYRHVVYTGCRMGSYEYIREDLLGRNSDGTFPVWKAATAGMMAGALGQFFASPTDLVKVLMQTEGRRRLDGKPPRVKTAIGAFSYIVRKRGFRGLWRGWVPNVQRAALVNMGDLTTYDTAKQAILRNTTLSDNWVTHALASSCSGLVAASLSTPADVVKTRVMNQPIGKDGRGLLYKSSIDCLLKSVRQEGFFSLYKGFLPIWARMAPWSLTFWITYEEIRRFSGIDTF from the exons ATGGAAGCTGTTAAACTCAAAACCAGTGGCAGTGGGACCAAATCTCCATCAACTATTTTCATTACCAAGTACTGTCTTTCAGCTTTCGCTGCTACAGCTGCTGAAACAG TGACGTACCCTCTAGATCTGACCAAAACCAGACTGCAGATACAAGGAGAGGCGGAGGCATATAAACATGGATCAACAAGGACACAACTCCCCACCAGAGGCATGATTGGCACAGCTATCGGAGTTG TTGAAGAGGAGGGCTTGTCTAAGCTTTGGCAAGGAGTGACACCTGCCATATATAGGCATGTAG TGTACACCGGCTGCAGAATGGGATCCTACGAATACATCAGAGAGGATCTCCTCGGTAGGAATAGTGACGGAACATTTCCTGTCTG GAAAGCTGCCACTGCTGGTATGATGGCAGGTGCTTTGGGTCAATTTTTTGCCAGTCCAACAGATTTAGTGAAAGTTTTAATGCAGACAGAAGGGAGAAGGAGACTAGATGGTAAACCACCCAG GGTCAAGACAGCTATTGGAGCATTCTCGTACATTGTTCGCAAGAGAGGATTCAGAGGACTGTGGAGAGGCTGGGTACCGAATGTCCAAAGAGCGGCACTAGTCAACATGGGAG ATTTAACAACATACGACACAGCCAAGCAAGCCATCCTTCGAAATACAACACTGTCAGATAACTGGGTCACACATGCTCTTGCCAG CTCTTGCTCAGGTCTGGTAGCAGCTTCCCTCAGTACCCCCGCCGATGTCGTCAAAACAAGAGTCATGAACCAGCCAATCGGGAAAGATGGGAGAGGCCTTCTCTACAAATCGTCCATTGACTGTTTGCTCAAGTCCGTTCGGCAGGAGGGGTTCTTCTCTCTCTATAAAGGTTTCTTGCCAATTTGGGCAAGGATG GCTCCGTGGTCATTGACTTTCTGGATTACTTACGAAGAAATAAGAAGATTCTCTGGGATCGACACGTTTTGA